The Streptomyces sp. NBC_01689 genome includes a window with the following:
- a CDS encoding aspartate kinase yields the protein MGLVVQKYGGSSVADAEGIKRVAKRIVEAKKNGHQVVVVVSAMGDTTDELIDLAEQVSPMPSGREFDMLLTAGERISMALLAMAIKNLGHSAQSFTGSQAGVITDSVHNKARIIDVTPGRIRTALDEGNIAIVAGFQGVSQDKKDITTLGRGGSDTTAVALAAALDAEVCEIYTDVDGVFTADPRVVKKAKKIDWIAFEDMLELAASGSKVLLHRCVEYARRYNIPIHVRSSFSGLQGTWVSNAPIQQGDQKVEQAIISGVAHDTSEAKVTVVGVPDKPGEAASIFRAIADAEINIDMVVQNVSAASTGLTDISFTLPKTEGRKAIDALEKARSVIGYDSLRYDDQIGKISLVGAGMKTNPGVTAGFFEALSDAGVNIELISTSEIRISVVTRADDVPEAVRAVHTAFGLDSDSDEAVVYGGTGR from the coding sequence GTGGGCCTTGTCGTGCAGAAGTACGGAGGTTCCTCCGTAGCCGATGCCGAGGGCATCAAGCGCGTCGCCAAGCGGATCGTGGAAGCGAAGAAGAACGGCCACCAGGTGGTCGTGGTCGTTTCCGCGATGGGCGACACGACGGACGAGCTGATCGATCTCGCCGAGCAGGTGTCTCCGATGCCCAGCGGGCGAGAGTTCGACATGCTCCTGACCGCGGGTGAGCGGATCTCCATGGCCCTGCTGGCGATGGCGATCAAGAACCTGGGCCACAGCGCCCAGTCCTTCACCGGCAGCCAGGCCGGTGTCATCACCGACTCGGTCCACAACAAGGCGCGGATCATCGACGTCACGCCCGGTCGTATCCGGACCGCCCTCGACGAGGGCAACATCGCCATCGTCGCCGGGTTCCAGGGCGTCTCCCAGGACAAGAAGGACATCACCACGCTCGGGCGCGGCGGGTCCGACACGACGGCCGTCGCCCTCGCCGCGGCGCTCGACGCCGAGGTCTGCGAGATCTACACCGACGTCGACGGCGTGTTCACCGCCGACCCGCGGGTGGTGAAGAAGGCGAAGAAGATCGACTGGATCGCCTTCGAGGACATGCTGGAGCTCGCCGCCTCCGGCTCCAAGGTGCTGCTCCACCGCTGTGTGGAGTACGCCCGCCGCTACAACATCCCGATCCACGTGCGCTCGTCCTTCAGCGGACTGCAGGGCACCTGGGTCAGCAACGCACCGATCCAGCAAGGGGACCAGAAGGTGGAGCAGGCCATCATCTCCGGTGTCGCTCACGACACCTCCGAGGCCAAGGTCACGGTCGTCGGTGTCCCGGACAAGCCGGGCGAGGCCGCCTCGATCTTCCGGGCCATCGCCGACGCCGAGATCAACATCGACATGGTCGTGCAGAACGTGTCCGCCGCCTCCACGGGCCTCACGGACATCTCCTTCACCCTTCCCAAGACCGAGGGCCGCAAGGCCATCGACGCCCTGGAGAAGGCCCGGTCCGTCATCGGCTACGACTCGCTGCGCTACGACGACCAGATCGGCAAGATCTCGCTGGTCGGCGCGGGCATGAAGACGAACCCGGGTGTCACGGCCGGCTTCTTCGAGGCGCTCAGCGACGCCGGGGTCAACATCGAACTGATCTCGACCTCCGAGATCCGCATCTCGGTCGTGACCCGCGCGGACGACGTGCCGGAGGCCGTGCGCGCCGTGCACACCGCCTTCGGTCTCGACTCCGACAGCGACGAGGCCGTCGTCTACGGGGGCACTGGCCGCTGA
- a CDS encoding GntR family transcriptional regulator, producing MPGTGGTGAVTRSTLRQQIADALRDEVLAGRLQPGQEFTVKEIAEQYGVSATPVREALVDLSAQGLLDADQHRGFRVHEYSPADFRGMIEARSLVADGMFHSLIEGDGMKLADDPRVLAALAGVRRRGEEAQRAAVAGDLNILIGYDLRFWRELSALFGNAYLADFLHRLRVQSWVCTVQHLRRVDDLRGYLWSGHTELVDALARRDPETAHTIVTEYNAHSLALIERLAAE from the coding sequence ATGCCCGGCACCGGCGGCACTGGCGCCGTAACCCGCAGCACCCTGCGGCAGCAGATCGCCGACGCACTCCGCGACGAGGTGCTGGCAGGCCGCCTCCAGCCGGGGCAGGAATTCACGGTGAAGGAGATCGCCGAGCAGTACGGCGTCTCCGCGACCCCGGTCCGCGAGGCCCTCGTCGATCTGTCCGCGCAGGGCCTGCTCGACGCGGACCAGCACCGCGGCTTCCGCGTGCACGAGTACTCCCCGGCCGACTTCCGCGGCATGATCGAGGCCCGTAGCCTCGTCGCGGACGGGATGTTCCACAGCCTCATCGAGGGCGACGGCATGAAACTCGCCGACGACCCCCGCGTCCTCGCCGCCCTCGCGGGCGTCCGCCGCCGGGGCGAGGAGGCCCAGCGCGCCGCCGTCGCGGGCGACCTGAACATCCTCATCGGCTACGACCTGCGCTTCTGGCGCGAGCTGAGCGCCCTCTTCGGCAACGCCTACCTCGCCGACTTCCTGCACCGGCTGCGCGTCCAGTCCTGGGTCTGCACGGTGCAGCACCTCCGCCGGGTGGACGACCTGCGGGGCTATCTCTGGTCCGGGCACACGGAACTCGTGGACGCGCTCGCGCGGCGCGACCCGGAGACGGCGCATACGATCGTCACCGAGTACAACGCGCACTCCCTAGCCCTCATCGAACGTCTGGCCGCCGAATGA
- a CDS encoding SLATT domain-containing protein translates to MSQPEMQPEGPPQDARNDGSAGPRPGDLTGRPLPLGDWGEPAERLHELYRWVERGALDTASWYLSDRSGKRWAARVLRGGAALGAVAGAALPLLDLTGVVGGVAPWGYLALLLGVACVAGDRFFGVTSGWIRDVATAQAVQRRLQALQFDWASESVREVLGPAEGTASEAAERCLGVLRRFCEDVTELVRTETADWMVEFRTGTAPLGIQSSAAGTPRAEGAPQGRVPLPPGTRPNMPRQRPPEPR, encoded by the coding sequence GTGAGCCAGCCGGAGATGCAGCCCGAGGGGCCGCCCCAGGACGCCCGGAACGACGGGTCCGCGGGGCCCCGGCCGGGCGACCTGACCGGCAGGCCGCTCCCGCTCGGGGACTGGGGCGAACCGGCCGAGCGGCTCCACGAGCTGTACCGGTGGGTGGAGCGGGGGGCCCTCGACACGGCGTCCTGGTACCTGTCGGACCGGTCCGGGAAGCGGTGGGCGGCCCGGGTGCTGCGGGGCGGGGCGGCGCTGGGCGCGGTGGCCGGAGCGGCGCTGCCGCTGCTGGATCTCACCGGAGTCGTCGGCGGCGTGGCTCCCTGGGGGTATCTCGCGCTGCTGCTCGGAGTGGCGTGTGTGGCGGGCGACCGGTTCTTCGGGGTGACCTCCGGGTGGATAAGGGACGTGGCCACGGCGCAGGCCGTGCAGCGGCGGCTCCAGGCGCTCCAGTTCGACTGGGCGTCCGAGAGCGTGCGGGAGGTGCTGGGGCCGGCGGAGGGGACCGCCAGCGAGGCGGCGGAGCGGTGTCTCGGTGTCCTGCGCAGGTTCTGCGAGGACGTGACGGAGCTGGTCAGGACCGAGACGGCGGACTGGATGGTGGAGTTCCGGACGGGGACCGCGCCGCTGGGGATCCAGTCGTCGGCGGCCGGGACGCCCCGGGCGGAGGGGGCGCCGCAGGGGCGGGTTCCGTTGCCGCCGGGGACTCGTCCGAACATGCCGCGGCAGCGGCCGCCCGAGCCGCGGTAG
- a CDS encoding DUF5063 domain-containing protein — translation MSDATLHATNQDPDDFGVQIADQVESFLVAVAEVAKGDEPDSAVPFLLLEISQLLLAGGRLGAHEDIVPDERYEPDLGPEPDVDELRQRLAVMLEPIDVYSEVFDPYEPRRAPVACRISDDFADVITDLRHGMAHYRAGRTSEALWWWQFSYFSNWGSTASAALRALQSLVAHVRLNQPLDDLNGLDTDQDLGEEILAEEAGRVMAEELGGPLGLGTSK, via the coding sequence ATGTCTGACGCCACACTGCACGCCACCAACCAGGACCCCGACGACTTCGGCGTCCAGATCGCGGACCAGGTCGAGAGTTTCCTGGTCGCCGTCGCCGAGGTGGCCAAGGGCGACGAGCCGGACTCGGCGGTCCCCTTCCTCCTCCTGGAGATCTCCCAGCTCCTGCTGGCGGGCGGCCGCCTGGGCGCGCACGAGGACATCGTCCCCGACGAGCGCTACGAGCCGGACCTCGGTCCCGAGCCGGACGTCGACGAGCTGCGCCAGCGCCTCGCCGTGATGCTGGAGCCGATCGACGTCTACTCCGAGGTCTTCGACCCGTACGAGCCCCGCAGGGCCCCGGTCGCCTGCCGGATCTCGGACGACTTCGCGGACGTCATCACGGACCTGCGCCACGGCATGGCCCACTACCGCGCGGGACGCACCAGCGAGGCGCTGTGGTGGTGGCAGTTCTCGTACTTCTCGAACTGGGGCTCCACCGCCTCGGCCGCCCTGCGCGCCCTGCAGTCCCTGGTGGCCCACGTGCGGCTGAACCAGCCTCTGGACGACCTGAACGGCCTGGACACCGACCAGGACCTCGGTGAGGAGATCCTCGCGGAGGAGGCGGGCCGGGTGATGGCCGAGGAGCTCGGCGGACCGCTGGGCCTGGGCACGTCCAAGTAG
- a CDS encoding aspartate aminotransferase family protein, with protein sequence MTPQPSPQVGAAVKAADRAHVFHSWSAQELIDPLAVAGAEGSYFWDYEGKRYLDFTSGLVFTNIGYQHPKVVAAIQEQAATLTTFAPAFAVEARSEAARLIAERTPGDLDKIFFTNGGAEAVENATRMARLHTGRPKILSAYRSYHGATSTAINLTGDPRRWPNDIGAAGVVHFWAPFLYRSPFHAQDERQECERALQHLEDTVAFEGPGTIAAVVLETIPGTAGIMTPPPGYLAGVREICDRYGIVFVLDEVMAGFGRTGKWFAADHYDVTPDLMTFAKGVNSGYVPLGGVAISAEIAETFARRPYPGGLTYSGHPLACAAAVATINVMEEEGIVEQAARIGETVLGPGLRELAERHPSVGEVRGTGVFWALELVRDRETREPLVPYNASGTDNAPMAAFAATAKAHGLWPFVNMNRTHVVPPCNVTEAEAKEGLAVLDTALSVADEHTV encoded by the coding sequence ATGACCCCTCAGCCCAGCCCCCAGGTCGGCGCCGCAGTGAAGGCCGCGGACCGCGCGCACGTGTTCCACTCCTGGTCCGCACAGGAGCTCATCGACCCGCTCGCCGTCGCCGGCGCGGAGGGGTCGTACTTCTGGGACTACGAAGGCAAGCGGTATCTGGACTTCACCAGCGGGCTCGTCTTCACCAACATCGGCTACCAGCACCCGAAGGTCGTCGCCGCGATCCAGGAGCAGGCCGCCACCCTGACGACGTTCGCGCCCGCCTTCGCCGTCGAGGCGCGGTCGGAGGCGGCCCGGCTGATAGCCGAGCGGACCCCCGGCGACCTGGACAAGATCTTCTTCACCAACGGCGGCGCCGAGGCCGTGGAGAACGCGACGCGGATGGCACGGCTGCACACCGGGCGTCCGAAGATCCTCTCCGCGTACCGCTCGTACCACGGGGCCACCTCCACCGCGATCAACCTCACCGGTGACCCGCGGCGCTGGCCGAACGACATCGGCGCGGCCGGGGTCGTCCACTTCTGGGCGCCGTTCCTCTACCGCTCCCCCTTCCACGCGCAGGACGAGCGGCAGGAGTGCGAGCGCGCGCTCCAGCACCTGGAGGACACCGTCGCCTTCGAGGGACCGGGCACCATCGCGGCCGTCGTCCTGGAGACGATCCCCGGCACGGCCGGCATCATGACGCCGCCGCCCGGCTACCTCGCCGGGGTGCGGGAGATCTGCGACCGGTACGGGATCGTCTTCGTCCTGGACGAGGTCATGGCCGGGTTCGGGCGGACCGGAAAGTGGTTCGCCGCCGACCACTACGACGTGACGCCGGACCTGATGACCTTCGCGAAGGGCGTGAACTCCGGGTACGTGCCGCTGGGCGGCGTCGCCATCTCCGCCGAGATCGCGGAGACCTTCGCGCGCCGCCCCTACCCCGGCGGCCTCACGTACTCCGGGCATCCGCTGGCGTGCGCGGCGGCCGTCGCCACGATCAACGTGATGGAGGAGGAGGGCATCGTCGAGCAGGCCGCGCGGATCGGGGAGACGGTGCTCGGACCCGGGCTGCGGGAGCTCGCCGAGCGGCACCCCAGTGTCGGCGAGGTGCGCGGTACGGGCGTGTTCTGGGCCCTTGAGCTGGTCAGGGACCGGGAGACGCGGGAACCGTTGGTGCCGTACAACGCCTCGGGGACGGACAACGCGCCCATGGCGGCGTTCGCGGCGACCGCGAAGGCCCACGGGCTGTGGCCCTTCGTGAACATGAACCGTACGCATGTCGTGCCGCCGTGCAACGTCACGGAGGCCGAGGCGAAGGAGGGGCTCGCGGTGCTGGACACGGCCCTGTCGGTGGCCGACGAACACACGGTCTGA
- the recR gene encoding recombination mediator RecR — translation MYEGVVQDLIDELGRLPGVGPKSAQRIAFHILQAEPTDVRRLAQCLMEVKAKVRFCATCGNVAQEELCNICRDPRRDLSVICVVEEPKDVIAIERTREFRGKYHVLGGAISPIEGVGPDDLRIRELLARLADGAVTELILATDPNLEGEATATYLARMIKPMGLRVTRLASGLPVGGDLEYADEVTLGRAFEGRRLLDV, via the coding sequence TTGTACGAAGGCGTGGTCCAGGACCTCATCGACGAGTTGGGGCGGCTGCCCGGCGTCGGTCCCAAGAGCGCGCAGCGGATCGCCTTCCACATCCTGCAGGCCGAGCCGACGGACGTCCGCCGGCTCGCGCAGTGCCTCATGGAGGTCAAGGCGAAGGTCCGCTTCTGCGCGACCTGCGGCAACGTGGCGCAGGAGGAGCTGTGCAACATCTGCCGCGACCCGCGCCGCGACCTGTCGGTGATCTGCGTGGTCGAGGAGCCGAAGGACGTCATCGCGATCGAGCGGACGCGTGAGTTCCGGGGGAAGTACCACGTGCTCGGCGGTGCGATCAGCCCGATCGAGGGCGTCGGTCCGGACGACCTGCGGATAAGGGAGCTGCTCGCCCGCCTCGCGGACGGCGCGGTCACGGAACTCATCCTGGCCACCGACCCGAACCTGGAGGGCGAGGCCACGGCCACGTATCTCGCCCGCATGATCAAGCCCATGGGCCTCAGGGTCACCCGCCTGGCCAGCGGCCTCCCGGTGGGTGGCGACCTGGAATACGCGGACGAGGTCACGCTCGGCCGCGCCTTCGAGGGGAGACGACTCCTAGATGTCTGA
- a CDS encoding substrate-binding domain-containing protein, producing the protein MEWLSAENVVAVGTAVIGVVSSAVMVWYERRVPRRKRIGYRVQMDNPVGDDVRSGRANVRLGLFDEAPGMADATLVLLRIENDGSQSIAGDDYTSRERHGLTAVFTDRTIRGVSVTQPPGTDHLMDHFTPAAGLSYEGGTLRIPRVPLNRGEHFKLLVLLSGGDVGRNIRLIGGLRDGEVSPNRSTTPDDQPPLFSRAARTITVVLTACVVTLALIVVLRDDSPPPIGCEKGTLTVTGSTAFAPVMSELAKKYERDCGGSDIVVDAHGSTAGVRELADAGAKAENGSPPVVALSDGPKPSGFPQLRENRVAVSVFALVVNDGIPLRGLTLDEVRRLYRGEIRNWKQLGGPDRPVLLVSRDANSGTRQVFQRRVLGRGEIANSSLDCVHKDDATAPVVRCELDSTDQVLSTVAGLPGAIGYSELNLATGRKGLHRLTLAGHTPSVEALERGAGDYPYREIEYAYTYGQPPADSLASSFLAYISRGSGQDVIRTHGHLPCGTPVGLKICGTN; encoded by the coding sequence ATGGAGTGGTTGAGCGCAGAGAACGTAGTGGCCGTCGGGACCGCCGTGATCGGTGTCGTCTCCTCCGCTGTGATGGTCTGGTACGAGCGGCGGGTGCCGCGGCGCAAACGCATCGGGTACCGGGTGCAGATGGACAACCCGGTGGGCGACGACGTGCGTTCGGGGCGCGCCAACGTGCGGCTCGGGCTGTTCGACGAGGCACCGGGCATGGCCGACGCCACCCTGGTGCTGCTGCGGATCGAGAACGACGGCTCGCAGAGCATCGCGGGCGACGACTACACGAGCCGTGAACGGCACGGTCTCACCGCGGTGTTCACCGACCGCACCATCCGGGGCGTGTCCGTCACCCAGCCGCCCGGCACCGACCACCTGATGGACCACTTCACCCCGGCCGCGGGGCTCAGTTACGAGGGCGGCACCCTGCGCATCCCGCGCGTCCCGCTCAACCGGGGCGAGCACTTCAAGCTGCTCGTGCTGCTGTCGGGCGGTGACGTCGGCCGGAACATACGGCTCATCGGCGGCCTGCGGGACGGCGAGGTCAGCCCCAACCGCAGTACGACACCGGACGACCAGCCGCCGCTGTTCAGCCGCGCGGCCCGGACGATCACCGTGGTGCTGACGGCGTGCGTGGTCACCCTCGCGCTGATCGTCGTGCTGCGGGACGACTCGCCGCCGCCGATCGGCTGCGAGAAGGGCACCCTGACGGTCACCGGCTCGACCGCCTTCGCGCCCGTCATGAGCGAGCTGGCGAAGAAGTACGAGCGGGACTGCGGGGGTTCCGACATCGTGGTCGACGCGCACGGCAGCACGGCGGGGGTGCGTGAGCTCGCGGACGCGGGGGCCAAGGCCGAGAACGGGTCGCCGCCCGTCGTGGCCCTCTCCGACGGGCCCAAGCCGAGCGGGTTCCCGCAGCTGCGGGAGAACCGGGTCGCGGTCTCGGTCTTCGCGCTGGTCGTCAACGACGGGATCCCGCTGCGCGGCCTCACCCTGGACGAGGTACGCCGCCTCTACCGCGGCGAGATCCGCAACTGGAAGCAGCTCGGCGGCCCCGACCGGCCGGTGCTCCTCGTCAGCCGGGACGCCAACTCCGGTACCCGGCAGGTCTTCCAGCGCCGGGTGCTGGGCCGCGGCGAGATCGCGAACTCCTCCCTCGACTGCGTCCACAAGGACGACGCGACGGCCCCCGTGGTGCGCTGCGAACTCGACTCCACCGACCAGGTGCTGAGCACCGTGGCGGGGCTCCCCGGCGCGATCGGGTACAGCGAGCTGAACCTCGCGACCGGCCGCAAGGGCCTGCACCGGCTCACCCTCGCCGGCCACACCCCCTCCGTGGAGGCGCTGGAGCGCGGTGCCGGCGACTACCCGTACCGCGAGATCGAGTACGCCTACACCTACGGCCAGCCGCCCGCCGACTCCCTGGCCTCCAGCTTCCTCGCCTACATCAGCAGGGGCAGCGGCCAGGACGTGATCCGCACCCACGGCCACCTGCCGTGCGGCACCCCGGTGGGCCTGAAGATCTGCGGCACGAACTGA
- a CDS encoding YbaB/EbfC family nucleoid-associated protein — MIPGGGQPNMQQLLQQAQKMQQDLANAQEELARTEVEGQSGGGLVKATVTGSGELRALVIDPKAVDPEDTETLADLVVAAVQAANENAQALQQQKLGPLAQGLGGSGIPGLPF; from the coding sequence GTGATTCCCGGTGGTGGCCAGCCCAACATGCAGCAGCTGCTCCAGCAGGCCCAGAAGATGCAGCAGGACCTCGCGAACGCGCAGGAGGAACTCGCGCGCACGGAGGTGGAAGGCCAGTCGGGCGGCGGTCTGGTGAAGGCGACGGTGACCGGCTCCGGCGAGCTCCGCGCCCTGGTGATCGACCCGAAGGCGGTGGACCCCGAGGACACGGAGACGCTCGCCGACCTGGTCGTCGCGGCGGTCCAGGCGGCGAACGAGAACGCGCAGGCGCTCCAGCAGCAGAAGCTCGGCCCGCTCGCCCAGGGCCTCGGCGGCAGCGGCATCCCCGGTCTGCCCTTCTAA
- a CDS encoding serine/threonine-protein kinase, protein MEKLGDGDPRQIGVYRLMARLGAGGMGNVYLARSDRGRTVAVKLVREELAEQEEFRARFRQEVQAARRVGGYWTAPVLDADTEAAIPWVATGYVAGPSLQTVVGHDHGALPERSVRILAAGLAHALKDIHAAGLIHRDLKPSNVLVTIDGPRVIDFGIARALETVTDGGLTRTGALIGSPGFMAPEQVRGDRVTPACDVFCLGSVLSYAATGVLPFGAAGSGAHAMMFRIAQEDPDLEGVPEGLADLVGHCLRKDPGARPSLDEILQRTGAEDTVSGGRSRDPWLPSALVAQLGRHAVRLLDTENPDATPAALPTVPQRAADPTAAPAPDLSKPPAAPAASAPASEPAPEPAGPAASAEPVASGAVPVPEVSPEHAATPPPGQPGPADHLPTMIGGFHGTPPPAAPPAPHPAYGYPQQHPSPAGPPAYGYPQGGWGTQPGSYGTTTPYGPGAGPVPDHLEPPRRNGRSTAALIVVALVVALGAGGSVYALMQGGSGGTDDSKGTRPTTAPATPGPSASGPSGSASAPAPTESSASPSAGSGTVPEGFLGTWGASIDNATGHNTRRLTIRQGEVGDTVLSLTADGPLGSGTYHCVFEATLTTAPAADSTLRIGPSQVVSGEPLSSCTPGAASEVTLLPDGGLRRVNSDSGDALTYTKSG, encoded by the coding sequence ATGGAGAAGCTGGGGGACGGGGACCCGCGTCAGATCGGGGTGTACCGGCTGATGGCGCGGCTCGGTGCCGGCGGGATGGGGAACGTCTATCTCGCGCGCTCCGACCGCGGCCGTACCGTCGCGGTGAAACTGGTCCGCGAGGAGCTGGCCGAGCAGGAGGAGTTCCGGGCCCGCTTCCGGCAGGAGGTGCAGGCCGCGCGCCGGGTCGGCGGGTACTGGACCGCGCCCGTGCTGGACGCCGACACCGAGGCCGCGATCCCGTGGGTCGCGACCGGTTACGTGGCCGGGCCCAGCCTCCAGACGGTCGTCGGCCACGACCACGGCGCGCTCCCGGAGCGTTCCGTGCGCATCCTCGCGGCCGGTCTCGCGCACGCCCTGAAGGACATCCACGCCGCCGGACTCATCCACCGCGACCTCAAGCCCTCCAACGTGCTCGTGACGATCGACGGCCCGCGCGTCATCGACTTCGGGATCGCGCGCGCCCTGGAGACCGTCACCGACGGCGGTCTCACCCGCACCGGCGCCCTCATCGGCTCGCCGGGCTTCATGGCGCCCGAGCAGGTCCGCGGCGACCGTGTCACGCCTGCCTGCGACGTCTTCTGCCTGGGCTCGGTCCTCTCGTACGCGGCCACGGGCGTGCTCCCCTTCGGGGCCGCCGGCAGCGGGGCGCACGCGATGATGTTCCGCATCGCGCAGGAGGACCCGGACCTGGAGGGCGTACCGGAGGGGCTCGCCGACCTCGTAGGGCACTGTCTGCGCAAGGACCCCGGGGCGCGGCCCTCGCTCGACGAGATCCTGCAGCGGACGGGCGCGGAGGACACGGTGTCGGGCGGACGGTCCCGTGACCCGTGGCTGCCGAGTGCGCTGGTCGCCCAACTCGGTCGGCACGCCGTGCGGTTGCTGGACACGGAGAACCCGGACGCGACGCCCGCCGCGCTCCCGACGGTTCCGCAGCGGGCCGCGGACCCGACGGCCGCCCCGGCCCCCGACCTGTCCAAGCCACCCGCCGCACCCGCCGCGTCCGCGCCCGCATCCGAGCCCGCACCCGAGCCCGCTGGACCCGCCGCATCCGCCGAGCCCGTCGCCTCCGGCGCGGTGCCGGTCCCCGAGGTCTCCCCGGAGCACGCGGCCACCCCGCCGCCGGGGCAGCCGGGCCCGGCGGACCATCTCCCCACGATGATCGGGGGTTTCCACGGGACGCCCCCGCCGGCCGCACCGCCCGCGCCGCATCCCGCGTACGGCTACCCCCAGCAGCACCCCAGCCCCGCGGGACCGCCCGCCTACGGCTATCCGCAGGGCGGTTGGGGCACCCAGCCGGGCTCCTACGGCACGACGACGCCGTACGGCCCCGGCGCAGGACCCGTCCCCGACCACCTGGAGCCCCCGCGGAGGAACGGACGCTCGACCGCCGCCCTGATCGTGGTGGCGCTGGTCGTCGCGCTGGGCGCGGGCGGCTCCGTGTACGCCCTGATGCAGGGCGGCAGCGGCGGCACCGACGACTCGAAGGGGACCCGGCCCACCACCGCTCCCGCGACGCCGGGCCCGTCGGCGTCCGGGCCGTCCGGCTCCGCCTCCGCTCCGGCCCCCACCGAGTCGTCGGCCTCGCCGTCGGCCGGGAGCGGGACCGTCCCGGAGGGGTTCCTCGGCACCTGGGGCGCCTCCATCGACAACGCGACGGGGCACAACACACGTCGGCTCACCATCCGGCAGGGCGAGGTCGGCGACACGGTCCTCTCGCTCACCGCGGACGGCCCGCTCGGCAGCGGCACCTACCACTGCGTCTTCGAGGCCACGCTGACCACGGCCCCGGCGGCCGACAGCACGCTGCGGATCGGTCCCTCGCAGGTCGTCTCCGGCGAACCGCTCTCCTCCTGCACCCCGGGCGCCGCCTCGGAGGTGACCCTGTTGCCCGACGGCGGTCTGCGCCGGGTGAACAGCGACTCGGGCGACGCCCTGACGTACACGAAAAGCGGCTGA